Proteins encoded within one genomic window of Bradyrhizobium sp. CB1717:
- a CDS encoding DUF3280 domain-containing protein, with translation MHRSRLILAAMLLFVLSHAPAGAEAIGVAMDDFSYTDTSAEPANQTAAHERRLSAFMAALRRDVSADGRYRLAASAQDGAAFKVIGGIQKTSTLVQWAKIAVIDVGAKKLVMDKLYTFRGDNDESWERAEMFVSREVMAALATPAPVALAVFDFELEDTTAASAGASATSDASYLAEVTASVREALGQSGRYRIVDVSGEATKARALRDCNGCEAEIAQKLGADQSLIGVVRRVSRTEYTLGFQLRDSRTGAVLARGDSGLRMGADYSWKRGAVRLVSDRLIESQAKP, from the coding sequence ATGCACCGCTCCCGGTTGATTCTCGCTGCCATGCTCCTGTTCGTCCTCTCTCACGCGCCAGCCGGTGCGGAGGCCATCGGCGTTGCCATGGACGATTTCAGCTATACCGACACGTCGGCCGAGCCGGCGAACCAGACCGCAGCCCACGAACGGCGGCTGTCGGCGTTCATGGCCGCGCTCAGGCGGGATGTCAGTGCGGACGGTCGCTACCGGCTCGCGGCATCGGCCCAGGACGGGGCGGCGTTCAAGGTGATCGGCGGCATCCAGAAGACCAGCACGCTGGTGCAATGGGCCAAGATCGCCGTGATCGACGTCGGCGCCAAGAAGCTCGTGATGGACAAGCTCTACACCTTCCGCGGCGACAATGATGAATCCTGGGAGCGCGCCGAGATGTTTGTCTCCCGCGAGGTGATGGCCGCGCTCGCTACGCCTGCGCCGGTCGCGCTGGCGGTGTTCGATTTCGAGCTCGAGGACACGACTGCCGCGTCAGCCGGCGCGTCGGCCACGTCGGATGCGTCATATCTTGCTGAGGTCACAGCCAGCGTGCGCGAGGCACTGGGCCAGTCCGGCCGCTACCGCATCGTCGACGTCAGTGGCGAGGCGACGAAAGCGCGCGCGTTACGCGACTGCAACGGCTGCGAGGCTGAGATTGCGCAGAAGCTTGGCGCGGACCAGTCGCTGATCGGCGTGGTGCGGCGGGTCAGCCGCACCGAATACACGCTCGGCTTCCAGCTCCGCGATTCCAGGACCGGTGCGGTGCTGGCGCGCGGCGACAGCGGTCTGCGCATGGGCGCAGACTACTCCTGGAAGCGAGGTGCGGTCCGCCTGGTCAGCGACCGGCTGATCGAGAGCCAGGCGAAACCCTAA
- a CDS encoding response regulator transcription factor: protein MSAGDATILLVDDHSVVREGYRSVLQKQPGLRVVAEASDGAEAYRLYKSEAPDLVIMDLSMPGIGGIEAVRRIRQRDKGAKILVFTMHQNAGFAVQAIRAGARGYVTKTSPPETLVRAVMDVLAGRIAISPDIDHELALSRLAGESSAADVLTPREFEVLRLLLAERTTDEIAETLHVSPKTVANLHSLIKDKLGVGSDIELVRLALRQGLLTQVDLGEA from the coding sequence ATGAGCGCGGGCGATGCCACCATCCTGCTGGTCGACGACCATTCCGTGGTGCGCGAGGGCTATCGCTCGGTGCTCCAGAAGCAGCCGGGCCTGCGTGTCGTCGCAGAAGCCTCCGACGGCGCGGAGGCCTACCGTCTGTACAAGTCCGAGGCGCCGGACCTCGTCATCATGGATCTGAGCATGCCCGGCATCGGCGGCATCGAGGCCGTGAGGCGCATCCGGCAACGGGACAAGGGCGCGAAGATCCTCGTCTTCACCATGCACCAGAATGCCGGCTTTGCCGTGCAGGCGATCCGCGCCGGCGCGCGGGGCTATGTCACCAAGACCAGCCCACCCGAAACGCTGGTGCGCGCGGTGATGGACGTGCTCGCCGGCAGGATCGCCATCAGCCCCGACATCGACCACGAGCTTGCCCTGAGCCGGCTCGCCGGCGAGAGCTCGGCGGCCGACGTGCTCACGCCGCGCGAGTTCGAGGTGCTGCGGCTGCTGCTGGCCGAGAGGACGACGGACGAGATCGCCGAGACGCTGCATGTCAGCCCGAAGACGGTGGCGAACCTGCATTCCCTGATCAAGGACAAGCTCGGCGTCGGCTCCGACATCGAGCTGGTCCGCCTCGCGCTGCGCCAGGGATTGCTGACACAGGTCGATCTCGGCGAAGCGTGA
- a CDS encoding HAMP domain-containing sensor histidine kinase has product MWNRPRFDLKVRLTLRVAAISAACFAAISAYFLVTTDRAAHARSDSIAAIVAKSLELQQGKVQWVANPRSDFPNLDPVAAYVMTPGLCLAFRGPSGDMLQRFCSGAPAPANPPPQAFAAFYRSLFDPGREAARPVVVRGTKLGETVVSVDPAVQTAEAWHEAGRLMLALAIALPMLCVLVYAALARALRPTRMIRTGLERIAANDLTTRLPPFDLAELSAIRDVFNHLAQSLDTALAERSELTRKLIALQDEERRHLARELHDEFGQSLAAIRALASSARQTAAQECPSLLSECDGISRTATGMMETLRGALFRLRPPDVEELGLVASLEGLVAGWNGRSRGETRFSIRFDGAFETLPAAVSANLYRIVQEALTNAAKHAGATKVSLELTMRPDEIALAIDDDGRSNEPAAKSGMGLLGMRERVAALRGRLSFEAGPNGGSALRVVIPLEAADRQPLDHAA; this is encoded by the coding sequence ATGTGGAACCGTCCGAGGTTCGATCTCAAGGTCCGTCTGACGTTGCGCGTGGCCGCCATATCGGCCGCTTGCTTCGCCGCGATCTCCGCCTATTTCCTTGTCACGACTGACCGCGCGGCGCATGCGCGCAGCGACAGCATTGCCGCCATCGTGGCGAAGTCGCTGGAGCTGCAACAAGGCAAGGTCCAGTGGGTGGCGAACCCGCGCTCGGACTTTCCAAATCTTGATCCCGTCGCGGCCTATGTGATGACGCCCGGCCTCTGCCTGGCATTCCGCGGCCCCAGCGGCGACATGCTCCAGCGCTTCTGCAGCGGCGCACCTGCCCCGGCGAACCCACCGCCGCAGGCCTTCGCCGCGTTCTATCGCAGCCTGTTCGACCCCGGCCGCGAGGCGGCGCGGCCCGTGGTCGTGCGCGGCACCAAGCTCGGCGAGACCGTGGTCTCGGTCGATCCGGCGGTGCAGACGGCGGAGGCCTGGCATGAGGCCGGCCGCCTGATGCTCGCGCTCGCGATCGCTTTGCCGATGCTCTGCGTCCTGGTGTACGCGGCGCTGGCGCGCGCGCTGCGCCCGACCCGCATGATCCGGACCGGTCTCGAACGCATCGCCGCCAATGACCTCACGACGCGGCTGCCGCCCTTCGACCTCGCCGAGCTCTCCGCCATCCGCGACGTCTTCAACCATCTCGCCCAAAGCCTCGACACCGCGCTTGCCGAGCGCAGCGAGCTGACGCGAAAGCTGATCGCGCTCCAGGACGAGGAGCGCCGCCATCTCGCCCGCGAGCTGCACGACGAATTCGGCCAGTCGCTGGCCGCCATCCGCGCGCTGGCCTCCTCGGCCCGCCAGACCGCCGCGCAGGAGTGCCCGTCCCTGCTGTCCGAATGCGACGGTATTTCGCGGACCGCAACCGGCATGATGGAGACGCTGCGCGGCGCGCTGTTCCGGCTGCGGCCGCCCGACGTCGAGGAGCTCGGGCTCGTCGCCAGCCTCGAAGGGCTGGTCGCCGGCTGGAACGGGCGCAGCCGCGGCGAGACGCGGTTTTCGATCCGTTTCGACGGCGCCTTCGAGACCCTGCCGGCCGCCGTCAGCGCCAACCTCTATCGCATCGTGCAGGAGGCCCTCACCAATGCCGCCAAGCACGCCGGCGCCACGAAAGTGAGCCTGGAATTGACGATGCGACCCGACGAGATCGCGCTTGCGATCGACGATGACGGACGGTCGAACGAGCCCGCCGCGAAATCGGGCATGGGCCTGCTCGGCATGCGCGAGCGCGTCGCGGCGCTGCGCGGCCGGCTGAGCTTCGAGGCCGGACCGAACGGCGGCTCCGCGCTGCGTGTCGTCATTCCGCTCGAAGCCGCCGATCGGCAGCCATTGGATCACGCGGCATGA